Proteins encoded together in one Penicillium digitatum chromosome 1, complete sequence window:
- a CDS encoding Translocon-associated protein, alpha subunit, putative: MTRFGLLSVALLSLQAFIGTGIAADTEKTEAEVPTLAISAQASFPASEIFGIKLVNGHPTQALIAISNDEPNPITVNFIGGSLRKPDDQAQIVRNLTATRYAIEVPAGEKETISYSFTTEMHPQDLQMILSAIVTDSEGHLIPILAHNGTVSIVEADTSIFDPQIIFLYFFLLACVSGTGYFFYTVWVAPYFPQKRKSGKISEKRAQTSSKRAESPVTEEPSAGAAVSSASAYNADWIPSHHINRPEARKVKGRSKARA; the protein is encoded by the exons ATGACTCGCTTTGGTCTCCTCTCTGTGGCTCTACTCTCTCTCCAAGCTTTCATTGGCACCGGCATTGCTGCT GATACTGAGAAAACTGAAGCAGAGGTTCCCACTCTGGCTATCTCAGCCCAGGCCTCTTTCCCTGCTTCTGAGATCTTCGGTATCAAGCTTGTCAACGGTCACCCTACACAGGCGCTGATCGCCATCTCCAATGATGAGCCGAACCCTATCACGGTGAACTTTATCGGTGGCAGTCTTCGCAAACCCGATGACCAGGCCCAAATTGTCCGCAATTTGACTGCGACTCGTTATGCTATCGAGGTTCCCGCTGGCGAGAAGGAGACAATCAGTTACAGCTTCACCACCGAGATGCACCCCCAGGATCTCCAGATGATTTTGTCTGCCATCGTTACAGACAGCGAGGGCCACCTGATTCCTATCCTTGCCCATAATGGCACCGTTAGCATCGTGGAAGCGGATACCAGCATCTTCGACCCCCAGAT CATCTTCCTCTACTTTTTCCTGCTTGCTTGTGTCTCTGGTACTGGCTACTTCTTCTACACCGTTTGGGTCGCTCCCTACTTCCCCCAGAAGCGCAAGTCCGGAAAGATCAGCGAAAAGCGCGCCCAGACTAGCTCAAAACGCGCTGAGTCCCCGGTTACTGAGGAGCCTTCCGCCGGTGCTGCGGTTTCTTCTGCTAGCGCCTACAACGCTGATTGGATCCCCTCTCACCACATCAACCGCCCCGAGGCCCGCAAGGTCAAGGGCCGCTCTAAGGCCCGAGCGTAA
- a CDS encoding CCCH zinc finger protein: MATHAYLERYRQLSALDQQKNDFIEELLQRVTALESSFQQEKLDHERETRFNREVQVHEMELMDQISVVKKMMDREPFVVLLLDGEGIIFKDEFLQLGEQGGRNAAKQLWKSLQGYVTTILSTITEPKIMTKIYLNVKGLVETYFRGGIALEASTVSEFIRGFNESASFFEIVDVGTGKNKAHDKIKEAFKLYLYNCHCHQLFLGCPSNEEYARSLTELISGANYKGRVSLVEGLPLEKEFDYFREQDYRITQFPDVFRTTKIAPITLTAQIAPNAPSWAAPWKSAIPSRTLLTPSPTQQFQTPAPPSRTSTSTSVSNLGAPLAPVTNKPESSDFQVVRSKPPGASPPKTVERNKFGQRVDRLDFKSIPRDDLNKLKKLKLCNYHFLLGECPNEENCYHDHDRKLTRQDLHILSAIARMTPCRFGLECDDVECIYGHRCPQSEPGKKTCFRGDSCRFEPVAHGIDTNIVKVTKI, from the exons ATGGCGACCCATGCTTATTTAGAGCGCTATCGCCAGCTAAGTGCTCTGGACCAGCAGAAGAATGACTTCATTGAG GAACTCCTTCAACGTGTGACCGCCCTAGAGAGTTCGTTCCAACAAGAGAAACTCGACCATGAGCGCGAAACCCGGTTCAATCGTGAGGTTCAGGTGCATGAAATGGAGCTGATGGACCAGATATCAGTTGTCAAGAAAATGATG GACCGCGAACCATTCGTCGTATTGCTTTTAGACGGCGAAGGAATAATATTCAAGGACGAATTTTTGCAACTAGGAGAACAAGGCGGACGCAATGCGGCCAAGCAACTTTGGAAATCTCTCCAGGGCTATGTTACGACAATTCTTTCCACTATCACCGAGCCGAAGATAATGACCAAGATCTATCTTAATGTGAAGGGACTTGTGGAGACTTATTTCCGGGGCGGAATCGCCCTAGAGGCCTCCACAGTCAGTGAATTTATCCGTGGATTCAATGAGAGTGCATCATTCTTCGAAATTGTGGATGTTGGAACTGGCAAAAACAAAGCACATGATAAAATCAAGG AGGCATTCAAGCTTTACTTATACAATTGCCACTGCCACCAACTCTTCCTTGGCTGTCCCTCCAATGAAGAATATGCCCGGTCATTGACAGAACTCATCTCTGGTGCAAATTATAAAGGCCGAGTCTCGCTGGTTGAGGGTCTTCCACTCGAGAAGGAATTTGATTATTTCCGAGAGCAGGACTATCGAATCACTCAGTTCCCAGATGTGTTCCGAACCACCAAGATTGCTCCAATTACATTGACTGCACAAATCGCACCAAATGCACCGTCTTGGGCTGCTCCCTGGAAAAGCGCAATCCCTTCGCGGACCTTGCTGACACCATCGCCAACCCAGCAATTCCAAACACCTGCTCCACCGTCACGAACCTCTACGAGTACCAGTGTGTCAAACTTGGGTGCCCCATTGGCCCCAGTCACAAATAAACCGGAGTCCTCTGATTTCCAGGTTGTTCGTTCCAAGCCGCCTGGTGCATCCCCTCCGAAGACGGTAGAGCGGAATAAATTTGGCCAACGTGTTGATCGGCTCGATTTCAAGAGCATTCCTCGCGATGATCTTAACAAACTGAAGAAGCTCAAGCTTTGCAATTATCATTTTTTGCTCGGTGAATGCCCTAATGAAGAGAATTGCTATCATGACCACGATCGCAAATTGACCCGCCAAGATCTGCATATTCTGTCTGCCATTGCTCGCATGACACCCTGTCGCTTTGGTCTAGAGTGCGATGACGTCGAGTGTATCTATGGTCATCGTTGCCCTCAGAGCGAGCCTGGTAAAAAGACTTGCTTTCGAGGCGACAGCTGCCGCTTTGAGCCCGTGGCGCATGGTATTGACACCAACATTGTCAAAGTTACGAAAATTTGA
- a CDS encoding DEAD/DEAH box helicase, putative, which produces MPPKKKGDGKGGPKPGTKQAKAFAEKASEVKKQTPEEPKKPSVKDVIGGASWTGKLPVNMLAEHCQKQKWEKPEYSMVKTADGFVSSVTMKKIDPKTKELIVIPPVKLPPSHKQLAGQPTALEARHFGAAFALFRVCNMRNIHMMMPPTYKKLWKEDFGEIKAAETREGKGWMYEADPFLAMQERESAAADLAKKRADREKAQAKEKASSAELGLGNGDARSKRIWSQAPKVDMGTRIRRDIEGLLRQHTIWNPYGVKIPETQKKIIVDEFTGLGFRRSHVEEATAECKDREEVLEWLLIYVPDDDLPRWSLPEGYSAGVSLGSGDLAREGKIKRLASVGYPADMCSRILDSKNGDELAAAEHLQGTLVHGTQFSAPSVADEDEEAWAEEAITLEAIFGERYHRISAKVCEINSEAPDIPQSTIFRFQKPTAHYPTTPPIISIQAKGVPAYIRLSAIRRAVQYAEENFKGESMIFNIMDWLEVNLPSVMENPGKLREISAVTVSSAAETHQIPLRSARKNRRGIDWTVDSERSLAIRDAWEAKQDTAPQIEMIRKRKALPAWNIQHEIIHAINSNQVTIISGETGSGKSTQSVQFVLDDMIQRGLGGAANIICTQPRRISALGLADRVSDERCAVVGDEVGYVIRGESKAKPGSTKITFVTTGVLLRRIQSGGDADGNVASSLADVSHVVVDEVHERSLDTDFLLALLRDVLNFRKDLKVILMSATLDAGIFMRYFGGQRSVGLVNIPGRTFPVEDYYLDDVIRCTSFAPELAEGYEDEEEPSRGEETLGKALRSLGMGINYDLIAATVEYIDAQLGDQPGGILIFLPGTLEIDRCLNAVKRIPDMHPLPLHASLLPAEQRRVFQTAPKGKRKVIAATNVAETSITIEDVVAVIDTGRVKETSYDPKDNMVRLQEVWASQAACKQRRGRAGRVRAGICYKLYTRKAEANMAPRPDPEIRRVPLEQLCLSVKSMKGIEDVATFLANTITPPESIAVEGALNFLHRVGALDHDRLTALGRYLSMIPADLRCAKLMIYGSIFGCMEPCLTIAAMLTVKSPFVSPREKRDEANAAKGSFSRPGDGDLLTDLSAYQAWSELTRAQGGYWGTQSWCATNFLSHQTLRDISSNRAQFITSLKDAGILPVQYSDSSATAWNRNAANRNLIRALVAGAFQPQVAQISFPDKKFASSVTGTVEVDPDARTIKYFNQENGRVFIHPSSILFSAAGYPSSATYLSYFTKMATSKVFIRDLTPFNAYSLLLFCGSIELDTVGRGLVVDGWLRLRGWARIGVLVSRLRTMLDEALTDRFDNPSVISDGSSLTDRVIQAVKKLIEFNGLDQ; this is translated from the exons ATGCCACCTAAGAAGAAAGGCGATGGTAAGGGCGGTCCCAAACCGGGTACGAAACAAGCCAAAGCGTTCGCAGAGAAAGCCAGCGAAGTAAAGAAGCAAACGCCGGAGGAGCCCAAGAAACCGTCCGTAAAGGATGTCATTGGCGGCGCATCATGGACAGGGAAGCTACCAGTCAATATGTTGGCGGAGCACTGTCAGAAGCAAAAATGGGAAAAGCCTGAGTACAGCATG GTTAAAACCGCCGACGGCTTTGTCTCATCCGTAACGATGAAAAAGATAGATCCTAAGACCAAGGAATTGATTGTGATCCCACCAGTTAAGCTACCTCCTTCCCATAAGCAACTCGCTGGGCAGCCGACAGCCCTCGAAGCGCGCCATTTCGGTGCAGCGTTTGCCCTGTTCCGAGTATGCAATATGCGCAATATCCATATGATGATGCCCCCAACATACAAGAAATTATGGAAGGAGGACTTTGGAGAAATTAAAGCAGCAGAGACTCGGGAAGGCAAGGGCTGGATGTACGAGGCAGATCCATTCTTAGCCATGCAAGAAAGAGAGAGCGCGGCCGCCGATTTGGCAAAGAAGCGAGCAGATCGTGAAAAAGCCCAGGCAAAGGAAAAGGCCTCAAGTGCAGAACTAGGGCTAGGAAATGGAGATGCCAGGAGTAAACGGATCTGGTCGCAAGCGCCCAAGGTGGACATGGGCACACGGATTCGGCGAGACATTGAAGGCCTTTTGCGGCAACATACGATTTGGAATCCATATGGCGTGAAGATACCCGAAacccaaaagaaaatcaTCGTGGACGAATTTACTGGTCTAGGGTTCCGTCGCAGCCATGTGGAAGAAGCTACAGCGGAATGCAAAGACCGCGAAGAGGTCTTGGAGTGGCTTCTTATCTATGTTCCTGATGATGACCTCCCACGGTGGTCTCTACCGGAAGGATATTCAGCTGGAGTCAGTCTTGGTTCCGGTGATCTTGCTCGTGAGGGCAAAATCAAACGGCTGGCATCTGTTGGCTATCCAGCCGACATGTGCTCTCGAATTTTGGACAGCAAGAATGGCGACGAATTGGCGGCTGCTGAGCATTTGCAGGGCACTTTAGTTCATGGAACTCAATTTTCGGCCCCATCAGTGGcggacgaagacgaagaggctTGGGCAGAAGAAGCAATTACGCTGGAGGCCATCTTCGGAGAACGTTACCACCGAATATCAGCCAAGGTCTGCGAGATCAATAGCGAGGCACCGGACATTCCACAAAGCACAATTTTCCGCTTCCAAAAGCCCACCGCCCACTACCCAACTACGCCCCCTATTATATCAATCCAGGCTAAGGGTGTCCCAGCTTATATACGTCTGAGTGCAATCCGTCGGGCAGTGCAGTATGCCGAGGAAAACTTTAAAGGTGAATCCATGATTTTCAACATTATGGATTGGCTGGAAGTCAACCTGCCGAGCGTCATGGAGAACCCGGGCAAATTGCGAGAGATTTCCGCTGTGACAGTCTCGTCGGCAGCTGAGACGCACCAAATTCCTCTGCGGTCAGCTCGGAAGAATCGTAGAGGTATAGACTGGACGGTCGACTCAGAGCGAAGCTTGGCGATCCGCGATGCTTGGGAGGCCAAACAAGATACTGCGCCGCAGATCGAGATGATCCGCAAAAGGAAAGCGCTTCCTGCATGGAACATCCAACATGAAATTATCCACGCTATCAACTCAAACCAGGTGACTATCATCTCAGGTGAGACTGGTAGTGGTAAAAGTACACAATCCGTACAGTTTGTGCTAGACGACATGATCCAGCGAGGACTGGGAGGTGCTGCCAACATCATCTGCACGCAGCCACGGCGAATCTCAGCCCTAGGTCTTGCCGACAGAGTCAGTGATGAGCGATGCGCCGTAGTCGGTGATGAAGTCGGATATGTGATCCGAGGCGAGTCGAAAGCCAAGCCTGGTTCAACAAAGATTACCTTCGTGACTACTGGTGTCTTGCTTCGCCGGATACAATCGGGTGGCGATGCAGATGGCAACGTCGCAAGCTCCCTTGCAGACGTTTCCCATGTGGTGGTCGACGAGGTCCACGAGCGAAGTCTGGATACAGACTTCTTACTGGCGCTGCTAAGGGATGTTCTGAATTTCCGTAAAGACCTGAAAGTGATTCTCATGAGTGCCACTCTCGATGCTGGCATCTTCATGAGATATTTTGGCGGTCAGAGATCTGTTGGACTGGTGAACATTCCCGGCCGAACATTCCCTGTCGAAGACTATTACTTGGATGACGTTATTCGGTGCACATCATTTGCGCCAGAACTTGCCGAAGGttatgaggatgaggaagaacCCTCACGGGGTGAAGAAACACTTGGGAAAGCACTACGAAGTTTGGGTATGGGAATCAATTACGATTTGATCGCAGCAACTGTCGAATACATCGATGCTCAGCTAGGAGACCAGCCAGGAGGCATATTGATCTTCCTCCCTGGTACTTTAGAGATTGATAGGTGTCTGAACGCAGTCAAGAGGATCCCCGACATGCATCCACTGCCATTACATGCCTCCTTGCTCCCAGCCGAACAACGAAGAGTATTCCAGACCGCACCAAAAGGGAAGAGAAAGGTTATTGCGGCTACAAACGTCGCAGAAACCTCAATCACAATCGAGGATGTTGTTGCCGTAATTGACACCGGTCGAGTCAAGGAAACGAGCTACGACCCCAAGGACAACATGGTCCGTCTCCAAGAAGTATGGGCATCACAGGCCGCCTGCAAACAGCGTCGTGGCCGGGCAGGCCGTGTCCGCGCAGGTATCTGCTATAAGCTATACACCCGTAAAGCTGAAGCAAACATGGCCCCACGACCAGACCCAGAAATCCGCCGTGTTCCCCTGGAGCAGCTGTGCCTATCCGTTAAATCCATGAAAGGAATCGAGGACGTCGCCACCTTCCTAGCCAACACCATCACCCCACCAGAAAGCATAGCCGTTGAAGGTGCACTGAACTTCTTGCATCGCGTAGGCGCTCTAGACCACGATAGACTAACAGCCCTGGGCCGCTACCTCTCCATGATTCCGGCAGACCTCCGCTGCGCCAAGCTCATGATCTATGGCTCCATCTTCGGCTGCATGGAACCCTGCCTCACAATTGCAGCCATGCTAACAGTCAAGAGCCCCTTCGTCTCACCGCGTGAGAAGCGCGACGAAGCAAACGCCGCCAAAGGAAGCTTCTCCCGCCCGGGTGACGGCGACCTCCTCACCGACCTCTCGGCATACCAGGCCTGGTCCGAACTAACCCGCGCCCAGGGTGGCTACTGGGGTACCCAGTCATGGTGTGCCACCAACTTCCTTTCCCATCAGACGCTGCGCGATATCTCCTCCAACCGCGCGCAGTTCATCACCTCTCTCAAAGATGCAGGCATTCTGCCAGTCCAGTATTCTGATTCATCGGCTACGGCTTGGAACCGCAACGCAGCCAATCGCAACTTGATCCGCGCCCTTGTTGCTGGAGCCTTCCAGCCGCAGGTCGCGCAGATCTCATTCCCAGATAAGAAGTTCGCCAGCTCGGTTACTGGTACCGTCGAGGTCGACCCGGATGCTCGCACTATCAAATACTTCAATCAGGAGAACGGCCGTGTGTTCATTCACCCAAGCTCCATCCTCTTCTCTGCGGCTGGCTACCCCAGTTCCGCGACGTATCTCAGCTACTTTACCAAGATGGCTACCAGCAAGGTCTTCATTCGCGATCTCACCC CTTTCAACGCATACTCCCTACTTCTCTTCTGCGGCTCGATAGAACTTGACACTGTAGGTCGCGGACTAGTTGTGGACGGCTGGCTCCGTCTACGCGGTTGGGCCCGGATCGGCGTGCTCGTTTCGCGGCTTCGCACCATGCTGGATGAGGCCCTGACGGATCGATTTGATAATCCCTCGGTTATCTCCGATGGCAGCAGTCTTACTGATAGGGTGATTCAGGCTGTTAAGAAGTTGATTGAGTTTAATGGGCTTGATCAGTGA
- a CDS encoding Telomere end binding protein produces the protein MASGELVDITTACSSQGNFNVLGVVVDTLPLYRTRGSSACITFTIKDSDFDGPTWQGGLKVKYFNDDESHLPNVKLNDAVLLRNIPVAIYQNKPTGVVSQHSNVPWVIFRPEPSLSSSPFITSGPFPFEPSLKEKDQAQTLLDRVSAKGISVQQPKPASISAFQQSSHVHASGPASNPGGLPCIPIQFAKVRLLCQLLGQVVSLNTYDSEKSVLYLTDFTENDDLVNYKKPGEDDEESGPEGDRFNYVQKAKNWPGPWGKLTIQVTLWEPHATYAREHLKAGDIALLTYARIKEGRGGLEAAVHEDRRFPEKIHVRNMNGANDDRVHELMNRRTEYWKIHGEPKAETRKAKKKNKRVEQKKEARTEEGQLTMPAASRIKVNQHVKTRNYTVPILPLEKILLAETHINNAPGGIVYRLPFQNVNYHSQVRVVDFFPPRVEDFAVQTTSAALFSNRKGAIDPKFGWEWRFCLLVEGVEPKSSKQQPREVMKLYVCGEDGDCLLDDNAFNLRDNPRRLEAIKEKLFLLWGNLEEEKSKAMASGQQNWGPVKSCPFECCIKEYGVQCTHGKNPNVMDVDSEACTHSDCFGWERRFAMFGTTIHT, from the exons ATGGCTTCAGGTGAACTAGTGGATATTACCACTGCATGTTCTTCACAAGGGAATTTCAATGTTCTAGGAGTGGTGGTTGATACTTTACCACTCTATCGGACCAGAGGCTCGTCGGCTTGCATCACATTCACCATAAAAGACTCCGATTTTGATGGTCCGACCTGGCAAGGTGGTCTCAAAGTTAAATATttcaatgatgatgagaGTCACCTTCCCAATGTCAAGCTCAATGATGCAGTCCTACTACGAAACATCCCG GTGGCAATTTACCAGAACAAGCCAACAGGGGTTGTTTCTCAGCACTCCAATGTGCCATGGGTGATTTTCCGACCAGAACCAAGTTTGAGTTCCAGCCCATTCATCACCAGTGGTCCTTTCCCTTTCGAGCCGAGTTTGAAGGAAAAGGACCAGGCACAAACACTTCTGGATCGTGTATCTGCCAAAGGAATCTCTGTGCAACAACCCAAGCCAGCCAGTATATCCGCCTTTCAGCAGTCTTCTCACGTTCATGCATCCGGCCCGGCTTCAAACCCCGGAGGATTACCGTGTATCCCTATTCAGTTTGCCAAGGTTCGCCTATTGTGCCAGTTACTTGGCCAAGTTGTGAGCCTCAATACTTATGACAGCGAGAAATCCGTACTATACTTGACTGATTTTACTGAGAATGATGACCTTGTCAATTACAAGAAACCCGgagaagatgacgaggaatCAGGTCCTGAAGGGGATCGATTCAATTATGTACAGAAGGCAAAGAACTGGCCAGGCCCATGGGGCAAATTGACCATTCAGGTGACTTTATGGGAACCGCATGCCACCTATGCTCGGGAACACCTCAAGGCAGGTGACATTGCTTTATTGACCTATGCCCGCATCAAGGAAGGCCGTGGTGGCTTGGAAGCTGCCGTCCATGAAGACAGACGATTCCCGGAGAAGATCCATGTCCGCAATATGAATGGTGCAAATGACGATCGTGTTCACGAATTAATGAACCGTCGGACAGAATATTGGAAGATACACGGCGAACCCAAGGCAGAAACCAgaaaggccaaaaaaaagaacaaaagagTCGAGCAGAAAAAGGAGGCTCGGACAGAAGAAGGCCAACTGACCATGCCAGCAGCATCACGAATCAAGGTGAATCAACATG TCAAAACTAGAAACTACACAGTGCCTATTCTCCCTCTCGAAAAGATTTTGTTGGCAGAAACCCACATAAATAATGCTCCAGGAGGAATTGTGTACCGGCTTCCCTTTCAAAACGTCAATTATCATTCTCAAGTCAGAGTGGTCGATTTCTTTCCCCCAAGGGTAGAAGACTTCGCCGTCCAAACCACTAGCGCTGCCTTATTCAGTAATAGAAAAGGTGCCATCGATCCTAAATTTGGTTGGGAATGGCGGTTTTGTCTTCTTGTGGAAGGGGTTGAGCCCAAATCTTCCAAGCAACAGCCTCGAGAGGTGATGAAGCTCTATGTGTGCGGTGAAGATGGTGATTGTCTTCTTGACGATAATGCATTCAACCTCCGCGACAATCCGCGAAGACTAGAAGCAATCAAAGAGAAGCTTTTTCTCCTATGGGGCAATCTCGAAGAGGAAAAATCGAAAGCCATGGCTTCTGGTCAACAGAATTGGGGACCAGTAAAGTCGTGCCCATTCGAGTGTTGCATTAAGGAATATGGCGTTCAGTGCACCCATGGCAAAAACCCCAACGTCATGGATGTCGATAGCGAGGCGTGCACTCACTCTGATTGCTTTGGATGGGAGAGACGATTTGCCATGTTCGGTACGACTATCCACACATGA
- a CDS encoding Aprataxin-like protein, with the protein MSGKRSNPSKGDQKVKTGASEKRNAFTELLAPKSKQPKHATKTPSDRNAAKGRTAFGVRDGLGAYISKPETYSPDILVYHNDDFVAIHDMFPKSSLHLLLLPRDQTKTRMHPFDAFEDAKFLAKVKAETRTLRKLAASELRRKYGKDSVQEQARQAALSADPPPDKLPQGRDWEQEIEVGVHAVPSMNHLHIHVLSVDRYSERLKHRKHYNSFSTPFFVPIEDFPLSKDDVRRNPTEEGYLKRDFTCWRCGRGFGNRFAELKQHLEQEFKEWRKL; encoded by the exons ATGTCCGGGAAGCGCTCCAATCCGAGCAAGGGTGACCAAAAGGTGAAAACCGGGGCATCGGAGAAGAGGAATGCCT TTACCGAACTTCTGGCTCCCAAAAGCAAGCAACCCAAGCACGCGACCAAAACCCCGTCTGATCGCAATGCGGCAAAGGGCAGGACTGCATTTGGTGTCCGCGATGGACTGGGCGCCTACATCTCAAAACCTGAGACATACTCTCCTGATATCTTAGTTTACCATAATGACGACTTCGTGGCGATCCATGACATGTTCCCAAAGTCATCGCTAcacctcctccttctccccCGCGACCAGACCAAAACGCGCATGCATCCATTTGACGCTTTCGAGGACGCCAAGTTCCTAGCAAAAGTGAAGGCCGAAACTCGAACCCTCCGCAAGTTGGCAGCGAGCGAGCTGCGACGCAAATATGGCAAGGATTCTGTGCAGGAGCAAGCGAGACAGGCGGCGCTGAGCGCTGATCCGCCGCCCGATAAGCTACCGCAGGGTCGGGACTGGGAACAGGAGATCGAGGTCGGCGTGCATGCGGTACCATCTATGAACCACTTGCACATTCATGTATTGTCAGTGGATAGGTATAGCGAGCGCTTAAAGCACCGGAAACACTACAATAGCTTTTCAACACCATTCTTCGTGCCAATTGAGGACTTCCCGCTGTCGAAAGATGATGTGCGACGGAATCCGACGGAAGAGGGGTATCTAAAGCGAGATTTTACTTGCTGGCGCTGTGGCCGAGGCTTTGGGAATCGGTTTGCAGAACTGAAGCAACATCTGGAGCAAGAGTTTAAAGAATGGAGAAAATTGTGA
- a CDS encoding G2/mitotic-specific cyclin (Clb3), putative, which produces MNAKPQRFRAIGDENVPPPSLHQTHKVIHQRNKSSPALSMAAQNNAGRRAFVDVSNTKDISRASRDDSGVSGKPALMEVRGPGLSQPAQRRMTLSGTKGPVENATTTKPMIHAGKAPLTYKSKRNNAIYKDQLHTVPEKVPSKETTKDTEAKASHKGAEKGRHANNIVAEPSHGLNVDIASLVESDATVSETEDMKEHAHAKELVPAVSEPEEWDGDDTEYHVAPTYFSRGDNTDGTTTVIYPFMNNVTTREMFRAKDIVKSEQVQEDIDEEWLDTTMVAEYGDEIFLHLRKKEIEMLPVPDYMARQSELQWSMRSVLMDWLVQVHQRFNLLPETLFLTVNYIDRFLSYKVVSMGKLQLVGATAIFIAAKFEEITAPSVQEIVYMVDSGYSVDEILKAERFMLTILDFDLGWPGPMSFLRRISKADEYDLETRTVAKYFLELAIMDERFVCTPPSFIAAGAHCLSRLLLNKGNWTPAHAFYSGYLYSQLIPVLSTLIECCENPRRHHAAIFEKYSDRRFKRASMFVEAELAMDFVLPEASALNDPDRLDGYANY; this is translated from the exons ATGAATGCCAAA CCACAGCGCTTTCGAGCTATTGGGGATGAGAATGTGCCCCCTCCGTCCCTGCATCAAACCCACAAGGTCATCCATCAACGAAACAAGTCAAGCCCTGCGCTGAGTATGGCGGCTCAGAACAATGCTGGCCGACGCGCGTTTGTGGATGTCAGCAACACCAAGGACATTAGCCGCGCTAGTCGGGACGACTCTGGCGTTAGTGGAAAGCCTGCTCTAATGGAAGTTAGGGGTCCTGGGCTGTCCCAGCCAGCCCAGCGCCGCATGACCTTGTCAGGAACCAAGGGCCCTGTTGAAAACGCTACCACAACAAAGCCTATGATCCATGCTGGCAAGGCACCACTGACGTACAAATCGAAGCGAAACAATGCGATATACAAAGACCAACTGCACACTGTTCCCGAGAAGGTCCCATCCAAGGAAACCACCAAAGATACGGAGGCCAAGGCCAGCCACAAGGGAGCGGAGAAAGGACGCCACGCGAATAACATTGTGGCAGAGCCTTCACATGGGCTGAACGTGGATATCGCCAGCCTTGTTGAGTCTGATGCCACCGTATCTGAGACCGAAGATATGAAAGAGCACGCACATGCCAAGGAACTTGTGCCAGCGGTATCAGAGCCTGAGGAATGGGATGGGGATGATACCGAGTATCATGTTGCACCCACCTACTTCTCTCGTGGGGATAACACCGACGGAACTACTACCGTCATTTATCCATTCATGAACAATGTAACCACTCGTGAGATGTTCCGGGCGAAGGACATTGTTAAAAGCGAGCAAGTACAAGAAGACATTGATGAGGAATGGCTGGATACAACCATGGTCGCGGAGTATGGCGACGAGATTTTTCTTCATTTAAGGAAGAAAGAG ATTGAGATGCTTCCGGTCCCCGATTACATGGCCCGTCAAAGCGAACTCCAGTGGTCGATGCGCTCAGTATTGATGGACTGGCTAGTTCAAGTTCACCAGCGCTTCAACTTGCTCCCTGAAACCCTGTTTCTCACGGTCAACTACATTGACCGTTTCTTGTCGTACAAGGTGGTTTCCATGGGCAAGTTGCAGCTTGTTGGTGCGACTGCGATCTTTATTGCTGCAAAGTTCGAGGAGATCACAGCTCCGTCTGTGCAAGAGATCGTTTACATGGTTGACAGTGGATATTCCGTCGACGAGATTCTAAAAGCAGAACGGTTCATGCTCACCATCCTCGATTTTGATCTTGGATGGCCTGGCCCTATGAGCTTCCTTCGCCGCATTAGCAAGGCTGATGAATATGATCTTGAAACTCGTACTGTTGCGAAGTACTTTCTTGAGCTGGCTATTATGGATGAGCGCTTTGTCTGCACTCCCCCCAGCTTCATTGCGGCAGGTGCCCATTGCCTGTCTCGCCTGCTGCTTAACAAAGGCAACTGG ACACCGGCACACGCCTTTTACAGTGGCTATCTCTATTCCCAGCTGATTCCGGTGCTAAGCACACTGATTGAATGCTGTGAGAACCCTCGCCGCCACCACGCCGCCATCTTTGAAAAGTATTCGGATCGTCGCTTTAAACGTGCTTCGATGTTTGTTGAAGCAGAACTTGCCATGGATTTCGTTCTGCCCGAAGCCTCTGCTCTCAATGATCCAGATCGCTTGGACGGCTATGCAAACTACTAA